In Crassostrea angulata isolate pt1a10 chromosome 6, ASM2561291v2, whole genome shotgun sequence, a genomic segment contains:
- the LOC128189304 gene encoding uncharacterized protein LOC128189304, whose product MKLELCWLVVALVCGLIRSVGGVVKLMSFNTGLTSRIPYRQERSQYIAGHLAQSQPDYICLQEVWHYRELYNIVKQNIATYPHSFSAIHSSTPSLLSNKGFHWPPCARFQVVKMFFKMWWYGCTSKKNDVDRLVCVTEKAGFMDLPQDCITCLTMTKLTASAAFSNCLGSIRNQMNVPGLLVLSKRNLHNTKMVYFRPNVKQLLPRGYLMAEVPELGAVACTHTAANLGKIYYEPNLKSQISSWEEENMQDAGILIRDLSSFPKTIIMGDLNSSPSIPDKQIQGDFERTLALFTKKNYTTPYTDLCGLCTFCAENNLVPYKTSWILDHILIRGMKAQQAKRVMDVKIPGHNVHPSDHYGIQVEVNSAT is encoded by the exons ATGAAGCTGGAACTGTGTTGGTTGGTGGTTGCCCTTGTGTGCGGTCTGATACGCTCCGTGGGAGGGGTGGTCAAGTTGATGTCCTTCAACACGGGACTGACGTCACGCATCCCGTACCGCCAAGAACGGTCCCAGTACATCGCGGGGCACCTAGCACAGAGTCAGCCAGATTATATATGTCTACAAGAG gtatgGCACTATCGCGAGCTGTACAATATTGTGAAGCAGAACATCGCCACCTATCCTCACTCGTTTAGCGCCATACACAGCAGTACCCCTAGCCTTCTCAGTAACAAGGGCTTTCACTGGCCGCCATGTGCGAGATTTCAAGTCgtcaaaatgtttttcaaaatgtggtGGTATG GTTGTACGTCCAAAAAGAATGACGTCGACCGTTTGGTCTGTGTGACTGAGAAAGCCGGCTTCATGGATCTTCCACAAGACTGTATCACGTGCCTAACCATGACCAAGCTTACCGCCAGTGCTGCCTTCAGCAACTGCCTGGGATCTATTAGGAACCAAATGAATGTCCCCGGGTTGTTGGTTCTGAGCAAACGGAATTTACATAATACAAAAATGGTTTACTTCCGGCCTAATGTAAAACAGCTTCTTCCACGAGGATACCTAATGGCTGAG GTTCCTGAACTTGGCGCCGTTGCTTGTACACATACAGCCGCAAATTTAGGCAAAATATATTACGAGC caAATTTAAAATCCCAAATTAGCAGTTGGGAAGAGGAAAATATGCAGGACGCCGGCATTTTGATACGAGATTTATCTTCCTTTCCCAAAACCATAATAATGGGGGACCTCAACAGCAGTCCCTCTATTCCGGATAAACAAATACAGGGAGACTTTGAAA GGACCCTAGCACTCTTTACGAAGAAAAACTACACCACCCCTTACACGGACCTGTGTGGGTTGTGTACCTTTTGTGCTGAGAACAACTTGGTGCCATATAAAACAAGCTGGATTTTGGACCATATATTGATCCGAGGCATGAAAGCTCAACAAGCTAAG AGAGTGATGGACGTGAAGATACCTGGGCACAATGTCCACCCCTCGGACCATTACGGGATACAA
- the LOC128189985 gene encoding U6 snRNA phosphodiesterase 1-like isoform X2, producing MNCLVQYSDSEDELSDKEDPDYIGMKRKNPTNFKVCTENNKKLRSGEILPLPDSIKTLFSSGKNREDNPEVHEGRIRSFEHLEGNWATHVGVSYDPDERMIELIDELLKCLRPLEFKPMKDLHLSLSRTVAIRHHWIQPLTDRLQRRFKLLPKTFLSLTVSAPGDILQQYTKAVDECFEEYKLPKYYENPSFHISIGWCLKDVIPQISEETLNKLQDLVDNAMEEYPELRLFAVEEAICKSGNKQFPLPLSDFTGDG from the exons ATGAACTGTCTAGTGCAGTACTCAGACAGCGAAGATGAATTATCCGATAAGGAAGATCCAGATTATATAGGAATGAAGCGAAAAAACCCAACGAACTTCAAAGTTTGCACAGAAAATAATAAGAAGTTGAG GTCCGGTGAAATTCTACCCCTCCCAGATtcaataaaaactttattttcctCTGGAAAGAATCGTGAAGACAATCCCGAGGTTCATGAGGGAAGAATTCGATCTTTTGAACATTTGGAAGGAAACTGGGCTACACACGTTGGCGTTTCAT ATGATCCCGATGAAAGAATGATTGAGTTGATTGATGAACTATTGAAATGCCTGAGGCCACTTgaatttaaaccaatgaaagatCTTCATTTGAGTTTGTCAAGAACCGTTGCAATTCGTCATCACTGGATTCAGCCACTGACAGATAGACTGCAAAGAAGATTTAAACTGCTACCAAA gACCTTTTTGTCACTGACTGTCTCTGCACCTGGAGATATTCTACAGCAATACACAAAAGCTGTTGATGAGTGCTTTGAGGAATATAAATTACCAAAGTACTATGAG AATCCCTCCTTCCACATTAGCATAGGCTGGTGTCTTAAAGATGTCATCCCTCAGATTAGCGAAGAAACACTGAACAAATTGCAG GATTTAGTTGATAATGCAATGGAAGAATATCCAGAATTACGGCTATTCGCCGTAGAGGAGGCCATTTGTAAATCAGGAAACAAACAATTCCCTCTGCCACTGTCCGATTTCACAGGAGATGGATga
- the LOC128189985 gene encoding U6 snRNA phosphodiesterase 1-like isoform X1 codes for MNCLVQYSDSEDELSDKEDPDYIGMKRKNPTNFKVCTENNKKLRSGEILPLPDSIKTLFSSGKNREDNPEVHEGRIRSFEHLEGNWATHVGVSYDPDERMIELIDELLKCLRPLEFKPMKDLHLSLSRTVAIRHHWIQPLTDRLQRRFKLLPKTCCEISSVKLYTNDEKTRTFLSLTVSAPGDILQQYTKAVDECFEEYKLPKYYENPSFHISIGWCLKDVIPQISEETLNKLQDLVDNAMEEYPELRLFAVEEAICKSGNKQFPLPLSDFTGDG; via the exons ATGAACTGTCTAGTGCAGTACTCAGACAGCGAAGATGAATTATCCGATAAGGAAGATCCAGATTATATAGGAATGAAGCGAAAAAACCCAACGAACTTCAAAGTTTGCACAGAAAATAATAAGAAGTTGAG GTCCGGTGAAATTCTACCCCTCCCAGATtcaataaaaactttattttcctCTGGAAAGAATCGTGAAGACAATCCCGAGGTTCATGAGGGAAGAATTCGATCTTTTGAACATTTGGAAGGAAACTGGGCTACACACGTTGGCGTTTCAT ATGATCCCGATGAAAGAATGATTGAGTTGATTGATGAACTATTGAAATGCCTGAGGCCACTTgaatttaaaccaatgaaagatCTTCATTTGAGTTTGTCAAGAACCGTTGCAATTCGTCATCACTGGATTCAGCCACTGACAGATAGACTGCAAAGAAGATTTAAACTGCTACCAAA AACATGCTGTGAAATTTCTTCTGTGAAGCTCTATACAAATGATGAAAAAACAAG gACCTTTTTGTCACTGACTGTCTCTGCACCTGGAGATATTCTACAGCAATACACAAAAGCTGTTGATGAGTGCTTTGAGGAATATAAATTACCAAAGTACTATGAG AATCCCTCCTTCCACATTAGCATAGGCTGGTGTCTTAAAGATGTCATCCCTCAGATTAGCGAAGAAACACTGAACAAATTGCAG GATTTAGTTGATAATGCAATGGAAGAATATCCAGAATTACGGCTATTCGCCGTAGAGGAGGCCATTTGTAAATCAGGAAACAAACAATTCCCTCTGCCACTGTCCGATTTCACAGGAGATGGATga
- the LOC128189984 gene encoding F-box/LRR-repeat protein 8-like, translating to MADPEPEGDDLSWNSLPDHIVVQIFSYLSLQDKFRASFVCKTWNDCFHFPVLWRDFVFIVENNDEKEAIRHQKCLEMHGAHLKHVLMKVDQSEQICRTIARDILNGIANLTNRKLSSIKIDFTGENPLFYAGAEFVQSLKLLFGRNPEALETPMHSLVNVDLSGMPVAFDDEMLNLLSQNHPLLESLNLLNKVLVCKVSANCIFQLVKKCRKLKKLFVFHSSMSDNTLVALAEDDRAPLEELGISCRREEKYGTDLSSEAWQQLVTKLPDLKVMLSFDHTCPLHRVSQIMKPEIPVHVLNLQTFTMIYEEVTQATSFYKNTLEVVVLQTRNSSELERALVNLARRCAQLHTLCVYCVLKKDVVDEILALRPKMKEDKTYILKWQAQAEPWVVGVEEGD from the coding sequence ATGGCGGATCCCGAGCCAGAAGGAGACGACCTATCCTGGAACTCTCTGCCTGACCACATCGTAGTGCAGATCTTCTCCTATCTGAGTCTCCAAGACAAGTTCCGTGCTTCATTTGTGTGCAAAACTTGGAATGATTGCTTCCACTTTCCAGTTCTCTGGAGGGATTTTGTCTTTATTGTTGAAAACAATGATGAGAAAGAAGCCATTCGTCATCAGAAGTGCTTGGAGATGCATGGTGCCCATTTGAAACATGTTTTAATGAAAGTAGATCAGAGCGAACAAATTTGCAGAACCATTGCTCGTGATATTTTAAATGGAATTGCCAATCTTACCAACAGGAAACTGTCTTCCATTAAAATTGACTTTACTGGTGAAAATCCTCTCTTTTATGCTGGTGCTGAGTTTGTGCAATCATTGAAGCTGTTATTTGGACGCAACCCTGAAGCACTTGAAACACCTATGCATTCTCTAGTAAATGTAGATTTGAGTGGAATGCCAGTTGCCTTTGATGATGAGATGTTAAACCTTTTATCACAGAACCATCCATTGTTGGAGAGTTTAAATCTTCTTAATAAAGTATTGGTGTGCAAAGTGTCAGCTAACTGCATTTTCCAACTGGTGAAGAAATGCAGAAAATTGAAAAAGCTCTTTGTGTTTCACAGTAGCATGTCTGACAACACATTAGTGGCTCTCGCCGAAGATGATAGAGCCCCTTTGGAGGAACTTGGCATATCTTGTAGGAGAGAAGAGAAGTATGGCACTGATTTGTCATCGGAAGCATGGCAGCAGCTGGTAACCAAGTTGCCAGATCTAAAAGTGATGCTGTCTTTTGATCATACCTGTCCCCTTCACAGAGTCTCCCAAATAATGAAACCAGAAATCCCGGTCCATGTCCTGAACCTACAGACCTTCACCATGATTTATGAGGAGGTCACACAAGCCACGTCATTTTATAAGAACACACTGGAGGTGGTTGTCTTACAGACGAGGAATTCTTCGGAGCTGGAGAGAGCGCTGGTCAATCTGGCCAGGCGCTGCGCCCAGCTCCATACACTCTGTGTATACTGTGTGTTGAAGAAGGATGTTGTGGATGAAATTCTGGCTCTGAGGCCCAAAATGAAGGAAGATAAGACTTACATTTTGAAGTGGCAGGCTCAGGCAGAGCCATGGGTTGTGGGGGTAGAGGAGGGGGATTGA